The genomic interval GTAGGAGGAGAAACTGTGGGGACAAAATAGGAAATGGCCTCAATCCAACAAACTGAGGCCTTACGTGGGTCATGCCTGGGATTATCAGATGATTCCACATTTGCCTATGGGATTATCAGCTGATTGCACCCTGTATGGACTATTGAGACTTTTCCACAGGGTACCAGGCCTTCATCAGCCTCATCAATGTCTCCATCCCAAAGCCACCCATTATGTATTCCATGATTATTCATTCCAAGATGCCATGGACATGTAATTCAAATACTGGTGCAGAATGCTTTGGTTATTGCATTGTTATAATAAAGCATGGAAACCAGCAGTCATTTCCTAAAGCTGAGCTGGGAAGTGCCACTGATGCTGGAGATTGTGTCACTGGGCTTCCTCCTccacaccccagcacagcccttgtTAATGGAATCGGGTTTTGCCAGCCAAAAAGAGTCAGGAATTTGCCAGCTGGAGTTGTAAAAGTCCCTCCCAGGCCATCAAGGCATCTGGTCTGCACAGGAAGTGATTAAAAGGTCTTGTTTTTAAGGCTCAGGGCTCCTCTCAGGGCACAAAGTGGTGCTCTGAGCACCTCTGGTGTCCCTCAGAGCAAAGAATCAgtcacagaagggtttggttGGGAAGGATCTTAAATCTCATCTGATTCCACCCCTGTCAGATACTTAGGAATGGGGTCAGCATTAACATGATGTTTGTAAAACCAAGAAAGAGACAAAGACagaactttattttatttattttatttattttattgttggCTTTGAGTGCACTGGAAGAGACTGGCCTTGCTGCCTTAGGCAATCTTTTTGCTGGTCCTCTTGTAGACTACACCAGAAGAAGTAGAAGTCTGGAATAAAGAACAACCAAAGCTTTGGTTGGACAGTGTAATCAGAGCCCCAGAGTCCCAGGGGAACAGCCCTGGGGATGGCTCAGAGCCTGTCCTtcatttaagattttttcctaaatttcaaATGTTGGGGattctctttgttttcatgAACTACCCTGGATCTTTGAGCACTCACCTCCACCAGCTTCCCCCCACAGATCTCTGAGGTGTGGCGGTAGTTGGGGAAATCAGCTACAAGTTTTCCATCTTCCATTTTGACAGTTGCCTGTGAGAGAGAAAGGGTTCATGTTGCTGGGGATGGAATTTCTGTTGCCAGATTCTGTAAACACCTGCACACCTGGTGCTGGAAGTTTATGAGACAGAGGTTGtgtgctgcacagggctgaAATCTGTGGGCTTTAGTTCTTGAATGTTCACAAGTTAAACAGACACTTGTTCATCTCCCAGTTCCTGCAGATTCCGGATCTGCACATCACTCATTACCAGCTCTGAAAATGGTCCTGGCAGGCAGCCCAGGAATCAGTGATGATGCacccagggagccccaggatGGTCTGGGCTGGAAAGGGCCTTAGAGCCCCCCAtgtcccaccccctgccatgggcagggaccccttcaCTGCCTGACACACAGGTTTGCTTTTCACCCTGAATCCAATTCCACCTGAGGCTGGGGAGCTGAGGAGCTCTGTGAATTTACCTTGAACTTCTTCCCTCCCATGGTCTCCATGTCTGCCTCCTTGCCCACGGTGAAGGTGTTGGTGGTGGTGCGGCCTCCTGGGAAGTGCTGTGTCCACGTGAAGTCATTCCCATTCTGCACCACCTCTGTCACAATCTTGCAGTTCTTTCCCATTTCAGCCTTGTCGCTGGGGAGACcttaaacaacaaaaacacagtTTGTCAAATCTGAGCTGAATTGAACTGAAGGACGGTAGTGGTGTGTTTGTTCTCAGAGCATCTGACTTGttcatttcttattttaatttttttttacaatatcAAAGCTCTGAGTTGAAATTATTGATGCAAAGAA from Zonotrichia leucophrys gambelii isolate GWCS_2022_RI chromosome 13, RI_Zleu_2.0, whole genome shotgun sequence carries:
- the FABP6 gene encoding gastrotropin, which translates into the protein MAFSGKYEFESDDNYDAFVQKIGLPSDKAEMGKNCKIVTEVVQNGNDFTWTQHFPGGRTTTNTFTVGKEADMETMGGKKFKATVKMEDGKLVADFPNYRHTSEICGGKLVETSTSSGVVYKRTSKKIA